In Mycoplasmopsis cynos, the following are encoded in one genomic region:
- a CDS encoding Mbov_0401 family ICE element transposase-like protein translates to MSNYKKWVNDDINKMVQNWNNEEEIFRTKIRLENNKFKTWKVKKIRRRKIIINGNDFEYKLGVYIDKNTRKSFTYYHNNELKRIGKNKYYYKDIYNQFSKQIWARRKCNEQKLIPKYVLDYHLKIGNLSYDFKNSKNNFDTNNLVQIHIDDTYIKENLGHKKVKRCLRNVFLIDKNNQIHTLIFKENYKNLTFICSKIKEFFGHNFDVRKIKISGDGAKFINTISQNLGVKRYYDLYHFKKYLFNVFGYTRTKNKQNYNFLRYFGIENLYEILNNFLEKLDFLSVILILKNIINFLKNTKTYAKKLKEIKSFLRFFIQNEKYIFNTFLRENYHGGRAEIYINHIIKTPIYKRFSLFNWKNYKNLIQLKSQKISFDFY, encoded by the coding sequence ATGAGTAATTATAAAAAATGAGTTAATGATGATATTAACAAAATGGTACAAAATTGAAATAACGAAGAAGAAATTTTTAGAACAAAAATAAGACTTGAAAACAATAAATTTAAAACATGAAAAGTTAAAAAAATAAGACGTAGAAAAATAATAATTAATGGTAATGATTTTGAATATAAATTAGGTGTTTATATCGACAAAAATACAAGGAAAAGTTTTACGTATTATCATAATAATGAACTCAAAAGAATAGGTAAGAACAAATATTATTATAAAGATATTTATAATCAATTTTCTAAGCAAATTTGAGCAAGAAGAAAATGCAATGAACAAAAACTAATTCCAAAATATGTGTTAGATTATCATTTAAAAATTGGAAATTTATCTTATGATTTTAAAAACAGTAAAAATAATTTTGATACTAATAATTTAGTACAAATCCATATAGATGATACATATATTAAAGAAAATTTAGGTCATAAAAAAGTTAAAAGATGTCTTAGAAATGTATTTTTAATTGATAAAAATAATCAAATTCATACTCTAATTTTTAAAGAAAATTATAAAAATTTAACTTTTATTTGTAGTAAAATAAAGGAATTTTTTGGTCATAATTTTGATGTAAGAAAAATAAAAATTAGTGGTGATGGCGCTAAATTTATTAATACAATTTCACAGAATTTAGGTGTAAAAAGATACTATGATTTATATCATTTTAAAAAATATTTATTTAATGTTTTTGGATATACTAGAACAAAAAATAAGCAAAACTATAATTTTCTTAGATATTTTGGAATAGAAAATTTATATGAAATTTTAAATAATTTCTTAGAAAAGTTAGATTTTTTATCAGTAATATTGATATTAAAAAATATTATAAACTTTTTAAAAAACACAAAAACCTATGCAAAAAAACTTAAAGAAATAAAGTCGTTTTTAAGATTTTTTATTCAGAATGAAAAGTATATTTTTAATACGTTTTTGAGAGAAAATTATCATGGTGGAAGAGCAGAAATTTACATAAATCATATAATCAAAACCCCCATTTACAAAAGATTTAGTTTGTTTAATTGAAAAAACTACAAAAACCTTATTCAATTAAAGAGTCAAAAAATAAGTTTCGATTTTTATTAA
- a CDS encoding Mbov_0400 family ICE element protein, translating into MVWNRDDLKRKMIKTEKTIIFDRFEKEKKYHPVIVFSDYFDNLYYVKSRSVYDQKGRLKKPINDEILITKRKKGLPSKDSYVDLTQIFKISKDDFEKVFNKNDVIYLDSDDLNHEDITKIYNGLYENLSQEPP; encoded by the coding sequence ATGGTTTGAAATAGAGATGACTTAAAGAGAAAAATGATTAAAACTGAAAAAACGATTATTTTTGATAGGTTTGAAAAAGAAAAAAAATATCATCCAGTGATAGTTTTTAGTGATTATTTTGATAATTTATACTATGTAAAATCTAGAAGTGTTTATGATCAAAAGGGAAGACTAAAAAAACCGATTAATGATGAAATATTAATTACAAAACGAAAAAAAGGGTTACCAAGTAAAGATAGTTACGTAGATTTAACACAAATATTTAAAATTAGTAAAGATGATTTTGAAAAAGTGTTTAATAAAAATGATGTAATTTATTTGGATAGCGATGATCTAAACCACGAAGATATAACAAAAATTTATAATGGATTATATGAAAATTTATCTCAAGAACCCCCCTAA
- a CDS encoding Mbov_0400 family ICE element protein — protein MIADKNDLKMKMIMDEYESIIFDRFEQKISAHPIIIFTDYLDNYYYIKARSKYNDNGKIKKPFDGEITIKEYEKGLPSKDSYVDLTQIFQIEKETFYKYFKGNKIFLSTEHLKLTDIKKIYDNLARNLKQEPPYITFSYVYENEKGKLNSYVAYSEKSLLINEGKRKHHQNADSFINAVLEKRSKDKRTLSKIENVYLSLKDYYDEIIYENEENKQSNSNAYTI, from the coding sequence ATGATTGCAGATAAAAATGATTTAAAAATGAAGATGATAATGGATGAATATGAAAGTATCATTTTTGATAGATTTGAGCAAAAAATAAGTGCTCATCCAATTATTATTTTTACCGATTATTTAGATAATTACTATTACATAAAAGCTAGAAGTAAATATAATGATAATGGAAAAATTAAAAAACCTTTTGATGGCGAGATTACTATTAAAGAATACGAAAAAGGGTTACCAAGTAAAGATAGTTACGTAGATTTAACTCAAATTTTTCAAATTGAAAAAGAAACTTTTTATAAATATTTTAAGGGAAATAAAATATTTTTATCTACAGAACATTTAAAGTTAACAGATATTAAAAAAATTTATGATAATTTAGCAAGAAATCTAAAACAAGAACCCCCATATATTACTTTTTCATATGTTTATGAAAATGAAAAAGGTAAATTAAATTCATATGTAGCATATTCTGAAAAAAGTTTATTAATTAATGAAGGTAAAAGAAAGCATCACCAAAATGCTGACTCATTTATTAATGCTGTATTAGAAAAAAGGAGTAAAGATAAAAGAACATTAAGCAAAATAGAAAATGTTTATTTATCATTAAAAGATTATTATGATGAAATAATTTATGAAAATGAAGAAAATAAACAATCAAATTCTAATGCATATACAATATAA